One window of Macrococcus sp. 19Msa1099 genomic DNA carries:
- the yihA gene encoding ribosome biogenesis GTP-binding protein YihA/YsxC, translating to MNINPNNVEIIISAVKPDQYPDTGLKEVALAGRSNVGKSSFINTMIGRKSMARISSKPGKTQTLNFFNIDEQLVFVDVPGYGYAKVSKTERERWGKMIETYITTRDNLACVIQLVDIRHNPTEDDRLMYDFLKHYDIPTIVIATKEDKIPKGKIQKHLKVIKQDLDMDPSDTLISYTALSKDKNPMIFNAIEKYL from the coding sequence ATGAATATAAATCCAAATAATGTAGAAATAATTATTAGTGCGGTGAAACCTGACCAATATCCTGATACAGGATTGAAAGAGGTTGCATTAGCGGGACGCTCAAATGTTGGGAAGTCATCGTTTATCAATACGATGATCGGTCGAAAGAGTATGGCGAGAATTTCTTCAAAGCCTGGTAAGACTCAGACGTTAAACTTCTTTAATATTGATGAACAACTTGTTTTTGTAGATGTACCAGGGTATGGTTATGCCAAAGTTTCTAAAACGGAAAGAGAACGCTGGGGCAAGATGATCGAGACGTATATTACTACTCGTGATAATCTTGCATGTGTGATACAGCTTGTGGATATACGTCATAATCCTACTGAAGATGATCGTTTGATGTATGACTTTTTGAAGCATTATGATATACCGACAATCGTCATTGCGACTAAAGAAGATAAAATACCTAAAGGTAAAATTCAAAAACACCTAAAGGTAATCAAACAGGATCTCGATATGGATCCATCAGATACGTTAATCAGCTATACAGCTTTAAGTAAAGATAAAAATCCGATGATTTTTAATGCAATCGAGAAATATCTATAA